From the genome of Denticeps clupeoides chromosome 4, fDenClu1.1, whole genome shotgun sequence, one region includes:
- the ptmab gene encoding prothymosin alpha-B, with product MADAKVDSATEISAKDIKEKKQLEEKENGKDLATNGKENEENGDPEAEDEEEDEEEEEDVDEDDDDDEDEDDLAGGMKRAAEDDDDDDEDEDDFDPKKQKTGGDDDEDDYDDEDD from the exons ATGGCGGACGCGAAGGTCGATTCTGCGACAGAGATCTCCGCCAAG GACATTAAAGAGAAGAAGCAACtggaagagaaagagaatgGAAAAGATTTGGCTACCAATGGAAAG GAGAATGAAGAGAATGGCGACCCAGAGgctgaggatgaagaggaagatgaggaagaggaagaggatg TTGATgaggatgacgatgatgatgaagatgaggatgatcTTGCTGGGGGAATGAAACGAGCagcagaagatgatgatgatgatgatgaagacgag GATGACTTTGATCCAAAGAAGCAGAAGACTggcggtgatgatgatgaagatgactaCGACGATGAAGATGATTAG
- the LOC114787617 gene encoding PEX5-related protein-like, with product MYQGHLQLVGEKQETRPLLSPSIDDFQAEGRSDAASGQPAVTPDTAVLDLVDLSEPTERMWCWDRRSPLSPRRRGHRRSPRRKRPDETELIQVEAEPPSLSSAHADRTSLESEHGGIVSCSLEKREEPNLNPDPTPKEGRKWRYEKKRCSSQHSSNELLWSAEFKTEPLARHSPELSISTESDPGPSPQVHRRRLGRSLLARRHSLEEEYFRAKAAVESDTAFWDKMQAEWEELARRNWLEDDSDGPIFLSASPNETGYCFHSENPFKDRPNVLAEAQQKRREGDLNTTVLLLEAAIVQDPQDAEAWQLLGVTQAENENEQAAIICLQRCLDLHPNNLHALMSLAVSLTNLGLQQEACEVLHRWIRHNLRYRHLLQNRSPLDGSPLPWRRASPMPPLDCSQLVEVKELFQEAVQLNPEEVDPDLQTGLGVLFNLSSEFDKAVNAFQSALSVQPEDYLLWNRLGATLANGDRSEEAVEAYTRALDLQPGFIRSRYNLGISCINLGAHREAVSNFLVALSQQQKSGTHQVMSSNIWAALRLALSLMDEPELFQAASVGDLNLLMKAFNMDM from the exons ATGTACCAGGGCCATCTGCAG CTGGTGGGGGAGAAGCAGGAGACCCGGCCGCTCCTCAGCCCCTCCATCGATGACTTCCAGGCCGAGGGCAGGAGCGACGCCGCCAGTGGTCAGCCAGCGGTGACCCCTGACACAGCAG TTTTGGACCTGGTGGACCTGAGTGAACCCACCGAGCGCATGTGGTGCTGGGACAGGCGCAGCCCACTTTCCCCTCGGAGGCGGGGCCACCGGCGGAGCCCCCGCAGGAAGCGGCCAGATGAGACCGAGCTGATCCAGGTGGAGGCGGAGCCTCCATCCCTCAGCTCCGCGCATGCCGACAGGACCTCGCTGGAATCGG AACATGGTGGTATTGTCTCGTGTTCCCTGGAGAAGAGGGAGGAGCCAAATCTGAACCCTGACCCCACTCCTAAAGAAGGCAGGAAATGGCGGTATGAGAAAAAGCGATGTTCCTCCCAACACTCATCCAATGAACTTCTCTG GTCAGCTGAGTTTAAAACTGAGCCTCTGGCCAGACACTCTCCAGAACTGAGCATCAGTACCGAGTCAGATCCTGGACCATCACCACAG gtgcaCAGGCGAAGGCTGGGCCGGTCCCTGCTGGCCAGGAGACACTCTCTAGAGGAGGAGTACTTTCGGGCGAAGGCAGCTGTAGAG TCAGACACGGCATTCTGGGATAAAATGCAGGCAGAGTGGGAGGAGCTTGCACGGAGAAACTGGCTGGAGGACGACAGTGACGGCCCCATTTTCCTCAGTGCATCACCCAATGAGACG GGTTACTGCTTTCACTCAGAGAACCCATTTAAGGACCGACCCAATGTTCTCGCAGAGGCACAGCAAAAGCGCAGAGAGGGAGACCTGAACACCactgtgctgctgctggaggcggCTATCGTACAGGATCCACAAGATGCAGAG GCGTGGCAGCTGTTGGGAGTCACTCAGGCAGAGAACGAGAATGAACAGGCCGCCATCATCTGCCTTCAGAG ATGCCTGGACCTCCACCCCAATAACCTCCATGCGTTGATGTCATTGGCGGTTAGTTTGACCAACCTGGGTCTTCAACAGGAGGCCTGTGAGGTCCTGCACCGCTGGATTCGGCACAACCTCAGATATCGACACCTGTTACAGAACCGGAGTCCACTTGATGGCTCCCCCCTGCCCTGGCGCAGAGCCTCCCCCATGCCCCCACTGGACTG CTCCCAGCTGGTGGAAGTGAAGGAGCTGTTCCAGGAGGCGGTGCAGCTGAATCCAGAAGAGGTGGACCCTGATCTGCAGACTGGTCTGGGCGTCCTTTTTAATCTTAGCTCCGAGTTCGATAAGGCTGTGAACGCCTTCCAGTCGGCCCTGTCTGTCCAGCCGGAG GACTACCTGCTGTGGAACAGGCTAGGAGCGACGCTGGCTAACGGAGATCGCAGCGAAGAGGCGGTGGAGGCCTACACTCGGGCGCTCGACCTGCAGCCCGGATTCATTCGCTCCCGGTACAACCTGGGCATCAGCTGCATCAACCTGGGCGCCCACAG GGAGGCGGTGAGCAACTTCCTGGTGGCCCTCAGTCAGCAGCAGAAGAGCGGGACTCACCAGGTGATGTCCAGCAACATCTGGGCAGCGCTGCGCCTCGCCCTGTCCCTCATGGATGAGCCAGAGCTCTTCCAGGCGGCCAGTGTGGGAGATCTGAACTTGCTTATGAAGGCCTTCAACATGGACATGTGA